Proteins encoded together in one Streptomyces umbrinus window:
- a CDS encoding helix-turn-helix domain-containing protein, with protein MTRTTPSPERARLAAALRDLRTRTGLSMAGLAERTAFSKSSWERYLNGKSVPPRDAVRELCRLASEPEGRCLALWEIAESEWSGRAAQARRTDAPAETPSTAPEPVPSEASAPAARDDTRSGHRGAAVAVLASVCAVVVGGVAITLFLVLGKDAPYPSPSASPSATGPRCRGAACEGRNPMDMKCGVGPQTLASHRTASGAMLELRHSQPCGTSWARMWGTRIGDRLEVTADGRPRSAEVEDEADAEAYVYTPMTTARSGQVVRACFRPAPDGSADGKKECFESRVR; from the coding sequence ATGACGCGCACGACGCCGTCGCCGGAACGTGCACGACTGGCGGCAGCGCTGCGGGACCTGCGGACACGTACCGGTCTGAGCATGGCGGGCCTGGCGGAACGGACCGCGTTCAGCAAGTCGTCCTGGGAGCGCTATCTCAACGGCAAGAGCGTGCCGCCGCGCGACGCGGTGCGGGAACTGTGCCGGCTCGCCTCCGAACCGGAGGGGCGATGTCTGGCGCTGTGGGAGATCGCGGAGTCGGAGTGGAGCGGGCGCGCGGCACAGGCACGGCGTACGGATGCGCCTGCGGAGACGCCGTCGACAGCTCCGGAACCGGTCCCGTCCGAGGCGTCCGCTCCGGCCGCGCGGGATGACACGCGCTCAGGGCACAGGGGCGCGGCCGTGGCGGTGCTCGCGTCGGTGTGTGCCGTGGTCGTCGGCGGTGTGGCGATCACTCTCTTCCTCGTCCTGGGCAAGGACGCGCCATACCCGTCCCCCTCCGCCTCCCCGTCAGCCACCGGGCCACGCTGCCGGGGAGCGGCGTGCGAGGGCAGGAACCCGATGGACATGAAGTGCGGGGTCGGGCCGCAGACCCTCGCCTCGCACCGCACCGCCTCGGGAGCGATGCTGGAACTGCGCCACAGCCAGCCGTGCGGGACCAGTTGGGCCCGGATGTGGGGGACGCGGATCGGCGACCGGCTGGAGGTGACCGCGGACGGCCGCCCCCGTTCCGCCGAGGTCGAGGACGAGGCCGACGCGGAAGCGTACGTCTACACCCCGATGACCACCGCCCGCTCCGGCCAGGTCGTACGGGCCTGCTTCCGTCCGGCGCCGGACGGCAGTGCGGACGGCAAGAAGGAGTGCTTCGAGAGCCGCGTCCGCTGA
- a CDS encoding peptidoglycan-binding protein, whose protein sequence is MSRWKVLPGELDPRVRQLVVRLRRLKDHSGLSLRQLAAKTGYSASSWERYLGGRSLPPREAVEAMARIGGDDPTRLLALHEVAAEAWGDGRTGTPAPEAPEASEATGTAGAAHTVDVAGALQAAGADDTGPYNLSAPDEETRHGRSLRVALVAGSVALVLAVSSAVLLAVRLSDGDSRASATPLGSAGSSVSASPSPSGPRTYACEVERIDGRWYAGNSRTRDAVLAEGLAGPEVAEAQCLLRRAGFAPGVVDGIFGPHTKSAVEQLQKQAGLVVDGIIGRHTWGALRR, encoded by the coding sequence ATGTCGCGTTGGAAAGTGCTGCCCGGAGAACTGGATCCGCGTGTACGGCAGTTGGTGGTGCGTCTACGCCGGCTCAAGGACCACAGCGGTCTGAGCCTGCGGCAGTTGGCGGCGAAGACGGGGTACAGCGCGTCGTCGTGGGAGCGGTACCTGGGCGGGCGGTCGCTGCCGCCCCGGGAGGCCGTCGAGGCGATGGCCCGGATCGGCGGTGACGATCCGACCCGGCTGCTCGCGTTGCACGAGGTCGCCGCCGAGGCCTGGGGAGACGGACGCACGGGCACGCCGGCACCGGAAGCGCCGGAAGCATCCGAAGCAACTGGCACGGCTGGTGCGGCTCACACGGTTGACGTTGCTGGGGCGCTTCAGGCAGCCGGAGCCGATGACACCGGGCCGTACAACCTGTCGGCCCCCGACGAGGAGACGCGGCACGGCCGTTCGCTGCGCGTCGCGCTGGTGGCGGGGTCCGTGGCGCTGGTGCTGGCCGTCTCCTCGGCGGTCCTGCTGGCCGTACGGCTCTCGGACGGCGACAGCAGGGCGTCGGCCACTCCTCTCGGCTCGGCCGGCTCGTCCGTGTCGGCGTCACCGTCGCCGTCGGGGCCACGTACGTACGCCTGCGAGGTGGAACGGATCGACGGCCGCTGGTACGCGGGCAACAGCCGTACCCGGGACGCCGTCCTGGCGGAGGGCCTCGCCGGTCCTGAGGTGGCCGAGGCGCAGTGTCTGCTGCGCAGGGCGGGCTTCGCCCCGGGGGTCGTGGACGGGATCTTCGGTCCGCACACCAAGAGCGCGGTCGAGCAGTTGCAGAAGCAGGCGGGCCTCGTCGTGGACGGCATCATCGGCCGGCACACCTGGGGAGCGCTACGGCGATGA